GCATCCAGCCTGTTGAGCACCATGGCATTGGACGCCTTGGCAACATGAGGGAAGGTCAAGGGAAGTGTAACGGGTTCCGGATGGCCGACGGTCCAGAGGGTTCGTTTTCCGATACCGGGATAGGTCACTTTTAAAGGTTGCAGGGGTTTCACGGATGTGAGCCTGCCATCAACCCAGCTTGTGACATTGCCGGAACATTGTTCCATCCAATGGACGAAGGCGGCGTCCCCGCCTTCTTCGCTGAGATCTAGATCGCCAATAGGCCCGTCCGCATCATCATCAAGGCTCCAACCGGTGATGAGATGATCAATCTCATCGAGAGCTCTGCATGTTTTGGCTGCAAGCAGATTGGAAATGCCAGGACTTGCTCCCATGCCAACAATGGCCAGCATATTTCGGGCCTTGGCCTTTTCGTCCAAGGCGAGCATTTCAAGCGTTGGCTCTGGGTCGTCGCAAATGTCGAAATAGGGCGTCCCTGTCTCAATCGCGGCGGTGAGAATGGGCACGCCGAACCGAAAAAACGGACCAACGCAATTGAGCACCGCATCGGCCTCATTAAGAGCACCGTGAAGGGCATTCGTGTCCGTGACATCCAATTTGAGGGCGCTTGCCTTTGGTCCGCACTTTTTGGCGATCGTGCCGGCGCACTCAAAATCCAGGTCTGTGACGGTGAGGGTGGAAATCTCATCAAACTGCGCAACAGTCTCAGCAGCCTTTGCACCCATACCACCTGCACCCAGAACCAGAACCTTCATGTCATCTCCAAAGC
The DNA window shown above is from Parvibaculaceae bacterium PLY_AMNH_Bact1 and carries:
- a CDS encoding saccharopine dehydrogenase NADP-binding domain-containing protein (Derived by automated computational analysis using gene prediction method: Protein Homology. GO_function: GO:0016491 - oxidoreductase activity [Evidence IEA]), producing the protein MKVLVLGAGGMGAKAAETVAQFDEISTLTVTDLDFECAGTIAKKCGPKASALKLDVTDTNALHGALNEADAVLNCVGPFFRFGVPILTAAIETGTPYFDICDDPEPTLEMLALDEKAKARNMLAIVGMGASPGISNLLAAKTCRALDEIDHLITGWSLDDDADGPIGDLDLSEEGGDAAFVHWMEQCSGNVTSWVDGRLTSVKPLQPLKVTYPGIGKRTLWTVGHPEPVTLPLTFPHVAKASNAMVLNRLDAIGLKDLSRRIDAGRITIDEAAAEISGSIGKESGSAFQSFVAWIVSKVSGPKFPSLFALAEGRTDGRPSIATAAITALPKDGMAGITSVPLAVALKLFIEGKIAGTGVKAPEAVIDPDVFFATFHPHCVMPSAVLPEKLVSFTVT